One Dictyoglomus thermophilum H-6-12 DNA window includes the following coding sequences:
- a CDS encoding uracil-DNA glycosylase, protein MERLTKIDELEILRREAENCKNCSLWQQRTNLVFGEGNPNSSIMFIGEAPGFHEDQQGRPFVGAAGRLLTELIESMGLKREDIYIANVLKCRPPNNREPLPEEIKACFPFLRRQIEIINPKVICTLGRYAAYAILGHSVNISNSHGKDYVVDGKRIFVTYHPAAALYHGKLLENIRKDFEKLKELYELTLKSEEEQKETNKKEKEQLSFW, encoded by the coding sequence ATGGAAAGATTAACTAAGATTGATGAGTTGGAGATTTTAAGAAGAGAAGCTGAAAATTGTAAGAATTGTTCTCTATGGCAGCAAAGAACCAACTTGGTTTTTGGAGAAGGGAATCCAAATAGCTCTATAATGTTTATAGGTGAGGCTCCAGGGTTTCATGAAGATCAACAGGGAAGGCCTTTTGTAGGAGCTGCTGGAAGGCTTCTTACAGAACTCATAGAATCGATGGGCTTGAAAAGAGAGGATATATACATAGCAAATGTTTTAAAATGTAGGCCTCCTAATAATAGAGAGCCTCTTCCTGAAGAGATAAAAGCATGTTTTCCCTTTCTGAGACGTCAGATTGAGATTATAAATCCGAAGGTTATATGCACTTTGGGTAGATATGCTGCTTATGCCATATTAGGACACTCGGTAAATATCTCTAATTCTCACGGTAAGGATTATGTTGTTGATGGGAAGAGGATTTTTGTTACTTATCATCCTGCTGCTGCTCTTTATCATGGAAAACTTCTTGAAAATATTAGAAAAGATTTTGAAAAATTAAAAGAATTATATGAATTAACGTTGAAGTCAGAAGAAGAGCAAAAGGAGACAAATAAGAAAGAGAAAGAACAGCTTTCCTTTTGGTAA
- a CDS encoding protein-L-isoaspartate(D-aspartate) O-methyltransferase: MDFKKFDTPEYEHKRRKLVEILKDEGIKSQKVLNAILKIPRHMFVPQEYLSLSYENEALPIGYGQTISQPYIVALMTEALNLQGNEKVLEIGTGSGYQTAILAELALEIYTVERIKELLEEAKKRLRVLGYNNVYFKLGDGTLGWEEFAPYDRIIVTAASYDIPEPLKEQLKDGGIMVIPIGGRDFQYLYRITKKGDNFYRENLGGVRFVPLKGEYGWKD, encoded by the coding sequence TTGGATTTTAAAAAGTTTGATACTCCAGAGTATGAACATAAAAGAAGAAAATTAGTTGAGATTTTAAAAGACGAAGGTATAAAATCTCAAAAAGTGCTGAATGCTATCTTAAAGATACCAAGACATATGTTTGTTCCTCAAGAGTATTTGAGTTTGTCCTATGAGAATGAAGCTTTACCTATAGGATATGGTCAAACAATCTCTCAACCTTATATTGTAGCTTTGATGACAGAAGCTTTAAATCTTCAGGGAAACGAAAAAGTTTTAGAGATAGGAACGGGATCTGGTTATCAGACCGCTATACTTGCAGAGCTCGCTCTTGAAATCTATACCGTTGAAAGAATAAAAGAATTATTAGAGGAAGCAAAGAAAAGGTTAAGAGTATTAGGTTATAATAATGTTTACTTTAAACTGGGGGATGGTACTTTAGGATGGGAAGAGTTTGCTCCCTATGATAGAATTATAGTTACAGCAGCTTCTTATGACATTCCAGAACCTTTGAAAGAACAACTAAAAGATGGTGGGATAATGGTTATTCCCATAGGAGGAAGAGATTTTCAGTATCTTTATAGGATAACGAAGAAAGGTGATAACTTTTATAGGGAAAATTTAGGAGGTGTAAGATTCGTTCCATTGAAAGGGGAATATGGATGGAAAGATTAA
- the speE gene encoding polyamine aminopropyltransferase, which produces MHDYEWYVDLVAEDQMHCYKVEEVIVDLISPYQKIQIIKNPTYGKCLIIDGKMQSAEKDEFIYHETLIHPALILHPNPKNVLVIGAGEGATLRELLKYENLSIVAVEIDPNVVDFAEKYLWEWHQGAFRSDRVRLVFEDGWNFVRDTNERFDVVVLDLPEPYPDTPAYRLYTEDFYKMVYNILNPSGIVVTQAETVQLGQEYKHFNIKKSFSAVFKSSYSYQTFIPSFDGSWGFLIGSRDNLDPFKPVDVINKLISQRIKGELRYYDGETHNHLFHLPKYLRGAF; this is translated from the coding sequence ATGCATGACTATGAATGGTATGTAGATTTGGTTGCTGAAGATCAGATGCATTGTTATAAGGTAGAAGAGGTGATAGTAGATCTTATATCCCCTTATCAAAAAATACAAATTATCAAAAACCCGACTTATGGTAAATGTTTAATAATAGACGGAAAAATGCAATCTGCTGAAAAAGATGAGTTTATTTATCATGAAACCCTTATTCATCCTGCTTTGATTTTACATCCTAATCCTAAGAATGTTCTTGTTATAGGTGCTGGCGAAGGTGCAACTTTAAGGGAACTTCTCAAATATGAAAACTTAAGTATCGTGGCAGTGGAAATAGATCCTAATGTAGTGGATTTTGCTGAGAAATATTTATGGGAATGGCATCAAGGTGCCTTTAGGAGTGATAGGGTGAGATTAGTTTTTGAGGATGGTTGGAATTTTGTTAGAGATACCAACGAAAGATTTGATGTAGTAGTTCTTGATTTGCCAGAACCTTATCCAGATACTCCAGCTTATAGATTATATACTGAAGATTTCTATAAGATGGTTTATAATATCCTTAACCCTTCAGGCATAGTGGTTACTCAAGCTGAAACTGTTCAATTAGGTCAAGAATACAAACATTTTAATATTAAAAAAAGTTTTAGTGCGGTATTTAAGAGTTCTTATTCTTATCAAACTTTTATTCCGTCTTTTGATGGAAGTTGGGGTTTTCTTATAGGTTCAAGGGATAATTTAGATCCTTTTAAACCTGTTGATGTTATTAATAAATTAATTAGTCAAAGAATAAAAGGTGAATTAAGGTATTACGATGGAGAAACCCATAATCATCTTTTCCATTTACCAAAGTATTTAAGAGGGGCTTTTTAA
- a CDS encoding acylphosphatase — protein MKKYFHAYISGIVQGVGFRYFAYKWAKRLGISGYVRNLRDGRVEVEAEGEEEALKELIKKLEEGPLGAIVERVDVNWGEYGNRFVDFEIR, from the coding sequence ATGAAGAAATATTTTCATGCGTATATTTCAGGAATAGTACAAGGAGTGGGATTTAGATATTTTGCCTATAAATGGGCAAAGAGATTGGGTATTTCAGGTTATGTTAGAAATTTGAGAGATGGAAGAGTAGAAGTTGAAGCAGAAGGAGAAGAAGAAGCCTTAAAGGAACTTATTAAGAAATTAGAAGAGGGTCCATTAGGGGCTATAGTTGAAAGGGTTGATGTTAACTGGGGAGAGTATGGAAATAGATTTGTTGATTTTGAGATAAGGTGA
- a CDS encoding ATP-dependent helicase, which produces MDFLKELNKEQLEAVLEIERPVLILAGAGSGKTRVITYKIAYLIKNNIAKPENIVALTFTNKAAEEMKKRINNMLGAKDADKVWAGTFHGFGLYLLKNFGKYWSLSPYFVIYDENDQEDLIKDILKDLNRAKDYNARDIKEKISRLKDQLITPQEFSSLISNSFDEIVLEVYKRYEKELRRNNALDFADLLLYSIRLLQEKPAICGFLQDKIEYVLVDEYQDTNKAQYELFKIIVLDKQKFSVVGDDDQSIYSFRGADYQNIFRLEKDFKNLRVIFLTKNYRSTQQILEIANVLIANNDKRYPKELWSDKKDGTYPVLFRALNEEDEANFVARQIKLEVAKGRRWSEIAVLYRTNRQSRSFEEALIRNNIPYKVIGGMSFFDRKEVKDIVAYLNVIYNPNDIVSMKRIINVPRRGIGDATFNMIREYYNKGYSLLEAVKEVSKIKKEVKSFYELWTYLLVLKDSLTLRDLISTIINKTNYLSEFENQEKKELENRMENLMELMDFADNFSGKAQDTLGEFLTHLSLTNSKLESTLEEGKVSLITLHSVKGLEFEVVFLVGMEEGILPHYNATTKEEIQEERRLCYVGITRAKEKLYLSYAAKRYSRYQEPSRFLEEIYHLLTVKK; this is translated from the coding sequence ATGGATTTTCTTAAAGAACTAAATAAGGAACAATTAGAGGCTGTTCTTGAGATAGAAAGACCTGTTCTAATTTTAGCCGGTGCTGGATCTGGAAAGACCAGGGTTATTACCTATAAGATAGCTTACCTAATCAAAAATAATATTGCGAAGCCAGAAAATATTGTTGCACTAACTTTTACAAATAAAGCCGCAGAAGAGATGAAAAAGAGAATAAATAACATGTTAGGAGCAAAGGATGCCGATAAAGTATGGGCGGGTACTTTTCATGGATTTGGTCTATACCTCTTGAAGAATTTTGGAAAATATTGGAGTTTATCACCTTATTTTGTTATTTACGATGAGAATGATCAAGAAGATTTAATAAAGGATATTCTTAAGGATCTTAATAGAGCTAAAGATTATAATGCAAGAGATATAAAGGAGAAAATATCTCGTCTTAAAGATCAATTAATTACCCCTCAAGAATTTTCCAGTCTTATTTCCAATTCTTTTGATGAAATAGTTTTAGAAGTCTATAAAAGATATGAAAAAGAGTTGAGAAGGAATAATGCTTTGGATTTTGCTGATCTGCTTTTATATTCCATTAGGTTATTGCAGGAGAAACCGGCTATATGTGGCTTTTTACAAGATAAGATAGAATATGTACTAGTAGACGAATATCAAGACACTAATAAGGCTCAGTATGAGTTATTTAAAATTATTGTTCTTGATAAGCAAAAATTTTCTGTAGTAGGAGATGATGACCAAAGTATATATAGCTTTAGAGGAGCGGATTATCAAAATATCTTTAGACTTGAAAAGGATTTTAAGAATTTAAGAGTTATTTTTTTGACAAAGAATTATAGATCAACCCAACAGATTCTTGAAATTGCAAATGTGCTTATTGCTAACAATGATAAAAGATATCCAAAAGAACTTTGGAGTGACAAAAAAGATGGTACTTACCCTGTACTTTTTAGAGCATTAAATGAGGAAGATGAGGCTAATTTCGTTGCGCGTCAGATAAAACTTGAGGTGGCAAAAGGTAGAAGATGGTCTGAGATAGCTGTTTTATATAGAACTAATCGACAGTCAAGATCCTTTGAGGAGGCATTAATAAGGAATAATATACCCTATAAAGTTATAGGAGGAATGAGTTTTTTTGATAGGAAAGAAGTAAAGGATATAGTTGCTTATTTGAATGTTATATATAACCCTAATGATATAGTGAGTATGAAGAGAATAATCAATGTTCCACGTAGAGGAATAGGAGATGCTACGTTTAACATGATAAGGGAATATTATAATAAGGGCTATTCTCTGTTAGAGGCTGTGAAAGAAGTTTCAAAAATTAAAAAAGAAGTCAAATCTTTTTATGAGCTTTGGACTTACCTTTTAGTGTTAAAAGATAGTCTAACTTTAAGGGATCTAATTTCTACAATTATTAACAAGACAAATTACTTGTCGGAATTTGAGAACCAGGAGAAAAAAGAATTAGAAAATAGAATGGAAAATTTAATGGAACTTATGGATTTTGCAGATAATTTTTCAGGTAAAGCCCAAGATACTTTGGGAGAGTTCTTAACTCATTTAAGTCTAACTAATAGCAAGCTTGAAAGTACTTTAGAAGAAGGTAAGGTATCGCTGATAACTCTTCATAGTGTAAAAGGTCTGGAATTTGAGGTAGTTTTCTTGGTAGGTATGGAAGAAGGAATATTACCTCATTATAATGCGACCACAAAGGAAGAGATACAAGAAGAGAGAAGATTATGTTACGTGGGAATAACCAGAGCAAAAGAGAAGCTTTACTTATCTTATGCTGCCAAGAGATACAGCCGTTATCAGGAACCATCAAGATTTCTTGAAGAAATTTACCATCTTTTAACTGTTAAAAAATAG
- the minE gene encoding cell division topological specificity factor MinE, whose protein sequence is MLLSTIWGKRVTSKDVAKERLQVVLVYDRAKIEPQLVEKLKEDLMNTVSKYLTFDSDNIKIELSSEDNKSILRIDIPLKD, encoded by the coding sequence ATGTTGCTGAGTACAATTTGGGGAAAGAGGGTTACCTCAAAAGATGTTGCAAAAGAAAGGCTTCAAGTTGTGTTAGTGTATGACAGGGCTAAAATCGAGCCCCAGCTTGTTGAGAAGTTGAAAGAGGATCTTATGAATACAGTGTCTAAATATTTGACCTTCGATTCAGATAACATAAAAATAGAACTGTCTAGTGAGGATAATAAATCAATTCTTAGGATAGATATACCACTTAAAGATTAG
- the minD gene encoding septum site-determining protein MinD produces the protein MGKAIVITSGKGGVGKTTAVANIGTGLAMRGFKTALVDTDIGLRNLDLLLGLENRIVYNLVDVVEGRCNLRQALVKDKRLNNLYLLPAAQTKEKEAVSIDQMRSLINELKRDFDFVLIDSPAGIEHGFRSAISGADEAIVITTPEVSSVRDADRVIGLLEANGFGEPRLIVNRVRFDMVKNGEMLGVDDLLEILSIELLGIIPEDENLIISVNKGEPIIYGADKYKSGLAFSLIVKRLLGEDVSWDELEKNETFLERIFKFFRG, from the coding sequence ATGGGTAAGGCTATCGTAATAACTTCAGGAAAAGGTGGTGTTGGAAAAACAACCGCGGTGGCAAATATTGGTACTGGACTTGCTATGAGGGGGTTTAAAACGGCTCTTGTTGACACTGATATTGGGCTAAGAAATCTTGATTTATTGCTTGGTCTTGAGAATAGAATAGTCTATAATCTTGTAGATGTGGTGGAGGGAAGGTGTAATTTAAGGCAAGCTCTTGTAAAAGATAAAAGATTAAACAATCTTTATCTTTTACCAGCAGCTCAAACGAAGGAAAAGGAAGCAGTAAGCATAGATCAGATGAGATCTCTTATTAATGAATTAAAGAGAGACTTTGATTTTGTCCTAATAGATTCTCCTGCTGGTATTGAACATGGATTTAGATCTGCTATATCTGGAGCTGATGAGGCTATAGTTATTACTACCCCAGAGGTTTCCTCTGTGAGAGATGCTGATAGAGTTATTGGCCTATTGGAAGCTAACGGATTTGGAGAGCCAAGGCTTATAGTGAACAGGGTAAGGTTTGATATGGTAAAAAATGGAGAGATGCTTGGTGTTGATGATCTTTTGGAGATATTGTCTATAGAGCTTTTGGGTATTATTCCCGAGGATGAGAATCTAATAATTAGTGTAAATAAGGGGGAACCTATAATATATGGTGCTGATAAATATAAATCTGGACTTGCTTTTAGTCTCATAGTAAAAAGGCTTCTGGGAGAAGATGTGTCTTGGGATGAACTTGAGAAAAATGAGACGTTCTTAGAAAGAATTTTTAAGTTCTTTAGAGGGTAA
- a CDS encoding septum site-determining protein MinC, with amino-acid sequence MSKIFFKGDLKEGIKIVLDPSLNWDDIRSLIIAEIEEKSSFLKGSSIYVDFQGKEIKEEDWQEFRKEIYDKYGIMLSKELFKLKISNSNTAKIVLGPIRSGKLLNVKDSLLIIGDVNSGSEIICNRNVFVLGKVRGSIWAGYENNDKATIFALELEPEKIQIAGYILDLSKLKKKNNEFGYWVYVEDGEIKISKYSGGKRDG; translated from the coding sequence TTGAGTAAGATATTTTTTAAAGGCGATTTAAAAGAGGGAATAAAAATTGTTCTTGATCCAAGTCTTAATTGGGATGATATAAGAAGTTTAATTATTGCTGAAATAGAAGAAAAGAGTAGTTTTTTAAAAGGTAGTAGTATATATGTGGATTTTCAAGGTAAGGAAATAAAAGAAGAAGATTGGCAAGAATTTAGAAAAGAAATCTACGATAAATATGGTATAATGTTAAGCAAGGAACTTTTTAAGTTAAAAATTTCCAATTCTAATACTGCTAAGATAGTTTTAGGTCCTATAAGAAGTGGAAAACTTTTAAACGTTAAGGATAGCCTGCTTATTATAGGTGACGTTAATTCAGGATCAGAGATAATTTGTAACAGGAATGTTTTTGTTTTAGGAAAAGTTAGAGGGTCTATCTGGGCTGGATATGAGAATAACGATAAAGCTACGATTTTTGCTCTTGAGCTTGAGCCTGAAAAAATACAGATAGCAGGTTATATTCTAGACCTTTCTAAATTAAAAAAGAAAAACAATGAATTTGGATATTGGGTTTATGTGGAGGATGGAGAGATAAAAATAAGTAAATATTCAGGGGGTAAAAGGGATGGGTAA
- the mrdA gene encoding penicillin-binding protein 2, translating to MSKELVFKRIIELGLILILLRLFYLQVYNKDFYADLSERNYLKSMVLPAPRGIIYDRNNNILAENKIVYSLYLIPPYKFEKSKISKLSEIVGVKIEDIQKIYEKISPYMPAYLLKRKLTPKEIILLEANRDSLPSFTINMEFDRSYPYGTIAAHVLGYMGEVSKEELESEEADYSLGEKSGKYGLEASYEKVLRGKKGFRGVSLYASKDKRIITAQKDPIPGKSIVTSIDIELQRVAEEALGEEKGVIIVSNPWTGEILALVSHPSFDPNKFIEGFTKKEWEDLIKNPDNPLNNRAISSLYPPGSIFKLIVALSALENKKVSPDDRFFCPGEYWMGKYIFKCWKKGGHGRLDFIDGIAQSCNVVFFNVGLRVGDRVIEDYARRFFLDSKTGIDLPGELRGFIPSREWKGNKLKEPWYPGDTLNLSIGQGYVLVTPIEIHAMMSIIATEGMLYKPHLVSKIIGVDGSEEIVKPELIGKVNISPSSWSVLKKGMRKVVDEGTGLATRIPGVNISGKTGTAENPHGESHAWFSCFFPSENPQYVVTVFVEHGKSGGGRAAPIAKKVIEYIVKGGIKN from the coding sequence ATGAGTAAAGAATTAGTGTTTAAAAGAATTATAGAGTTGGGATTAATACTGATCTTATTACGTCTTTTCTATCTGCAAGTGTACAATAAAGATTTCTATGCAGATCTTTCTGAAAGAAATTATTTAAAATCAATGGTGCTTCCAGCTCCTAGAGGTATCATTTATGATAGGAATAATAACATTTTAGCTGAAAATAAAATAGTTTATTCTTTATATTTGATTCCTCCTTATAAATTTGAAAAGAGTAAGATTAGTAAATTATCTGAAATAGTAGGGGTTAAGATCGAGGATATTCAAAAAATATACGAAAAAATATCTCCCTATATGCCGGCTTATTTATTAAAAAGGAAGCTTACTCCTAAGGAAATTATTTTATTAGAAGCGAATCGAGATAGTTTACCTTCTTTTACCATAAATATGGAATTTGATAGGTCTTATCCTTACGGAACTATTGCGGCTCACGTCTTAGGTTATATGGGAGAGGTTAGCAAAGAAGAATTAGAGAGTGAAGAGGCAGATTATTCTTTAGGAGAGAAAAGCGGAAAATATGGTTTAGAGGCAAGTTACGAGAAGGTATTAAGAGGAAAAAAAGGGTTTAGGGGAGTTTCTTTATATGCATCTAAGGATAAAAGAATCATTACTGCACAAAAAGATCCTATTCCTGGTAAATCAATTGTAACAAGTATTGATATTGAGCTTCAAAGGGTTGCTGAAGAAGCATTAGGAGAAGAAAAGGGAGTAATAATTGTTTCTAACCCATGGACTGGAGAAATTTTGGCTCTTGTTAGTCATCCCTCTTTTGATCCTAATAAGTTTATTGAGGGGTTTACCAAAAAAGAATGGGAGGATTTGATTAAAAACCCTGATAATCCCTTAAATAACCGTGCTATATCCTCTCTGTATCCGCCTGGTTCAATTTTTAAATTGATAGTTGCGCTTTCTGCTCTTGAAAATAAAAAAGTCTCTCCTGATGATAGGTTTTTTTGTCCTGGAGAATATTGGATGGGAAAGTATATATTTAAATGTTGGAAAAAGGGAGGCCATGGTCGTTTAGATTTCATTGATGGAATTGCTCAATCTTGTAATGTGGTATTTTTTAATGTAGGATTAAGGGTTGGTGACAGAGTTATCGAAGATTATGCCCGTAGATTTTTTTTAGATTCTAAGACAGGAATAGATCTGCCTGGAGAGTTAAGGGGTTTTATTCCTTCTCGAGAATGGAAAGGGAATAAACTAAAGGAACCTTGGTATCCAGGTGACACCCTTAATCTTTCTATTGGTCAGGGGTATGTACTTGTCACGCCTATAGAGATACATGCAATGATGAGTATTATCGCAACTGAAGGAATGCTGTATAAACCTCATTTAGTCTCTAAGATTATAGGGGTAGATGGGAGTGAGGAGATCGTCAAACCTGAATTAATAGGAAAAGTGAACATAAGCCCAAGCTCTTGGTCTGTATTAAAAAAGGGCATGAGAAAAGTAGTAGATGAAGGGACGGGTTTGGCTACTCGCATACCTGGAGTTAATATTTCGGGAAAAACTGGAACCGCAGAAAATCCTCATGGTGAAAGTCATGCTTGGTTTTCTTGTTTTTTCCCTTCGGAGAATCCTCAATATGTGGTTACTGTGTTTGTAGAACATGGCAAGAGTGGTGGAGGTAGGGCAGCACCTATAGCTAAAAAAGTGATAGAATACATAGTCAAGGGGGGAATAAAAAATTGA
- the mreC gene encoding rod shape-determining protein MreC — protein sequence MKKDKNIWRLFLFLVFLSIILWGAGYLENLAFWVQYSFNHFFTSLEDFWKDFKSYITVTENLQKEISDLQKEVLNLYKENQNLKLILENIKKREDYLPWLKDLVDRRIEIVYADVVGRDPVKWNLELKINKGYADGIRVGMVVLYKDQVVGRIIKTEKYYSVVRTIYDPNFIIGVTVLETKDQGILRGGYDHLEMSYLFSDHGIEKGNTLITSGTEDNIPYGLKVGYIADLREKAILSFSSIRILPFEDVSNIKGVAVCLRF from the coding sequence ATATGGAGACTATTTTTATTCCTTGTTTTTTTGTCCATAATTCTATGGGGTGCTGGTTATTTAGAAAATTTAGCTTTTTGGGTACAGTACTCTTTTAATCATTTTTTTACCAGTTTAGAAGATTTTTGGAAGGATTTTAAATCTTATATTACTGTTACTGAAAACTTGCAGAAAGAAATCTCGGATCTGCAAAAAGAAGTACTTAACTTATATAAAGAAAATCAAAATCTCAAACTTATTTTAGAGAATATAAAAAAGAGAGAAGATTATCTTCCATGGCTGAAAGACTTAGTTGATAGAAGAATTGAGATAGTTTATGCAGATGTTGTAGGTAGGGATCCTGTTAAGTGGAACTTGGAGTTAAAGATAAATAAAGGATATGCTGATGGAATAAGAGTAGGAATGGTGGTTTTATATAAAGATCAGGTGGTTGGTAGAATTATAAAGACGGAAAAATATTATTCCGTAGTAAGAACCATCTATGATCCTAATTTTATAATCGGTGTCACTGTTTTAGAAACTAAAGATCAAGGTATACTGAGGGGTGGGTATGACCATTTAGAGATGTCTTATCTTTTTTCTGATCATGGTATAGAGAAAGGAAATACTTTGATAACTTCTGGTACCGAGGATAATATTCCTTATGGCTTAAAAGTTGGCTACATAGCTGATCTAAGGGAGAAGGCAATATTATCTTTTTCTAGTATAAGAATACTACCTTTCGAAGATGTATCAAATATAAAGGGGGTTGCGGTTTGTCTAAGATTCTAA